The Lycium ferocissimum isolate CSIRO_LF1 chromosome 10, AGI_CSIRO_Lferr_CH_V1, whole genome shotgun sequence genome window below encodes:
- the LOC132033856 gene encoding UDP-rhamnose/UDP-galactose transporter 6-like isoform X1, translating to MAPASKAEKKAAVDAAAWMFNVVTSVGIIIVNKALMANYGFSFATTLTGLHFATTTLMAVVLKWLGYIQASHLPLADLLKFILFANFSIVGMNVSLMWNSVGFYQIAKLTMIPVSCLLEVFFDKIRYSRNTKLSIAVVLLGVAVCTVTDVSVNAKGFIAAFIAVWSTALQQYFSLCAVCHYLQRKYSLTSFNLLGHTAPAQAATLLLLGPFLDYWLTNKRIDQFSYNLPSLLFIILACSIAVGTNLSQFICIGRFTAVSFQVLGHMKTILVLILGFMFFGKEGLNIQVVVGMIIAVAGMIWYSNASTKPGGKERRSHSIKHGSDSTQLDDKV from the exons ATGGCTCCTGCAAGCAAGGCTGAAAAGAAGGCTGCAGTTGATGCAGCTGCGTGGATGTTCAATGTGGTTACTTCAGTTGGAATTATTATTGTCAACAAGGCCTTAATGGCCAACTACGGCTTTAGCTTTG CGACTACATTAACTGGGTTGCATTTCGCCACAACTACTTTGATGGCGGTTGTACTAAAGTGGCTCGGGTACATCCAAGCTTCTCATCTACCCCTTGCAGATCTTCTAAAATTTATACTGTTTGCAAATTTTTCTATTGTTGGGATGAATGTCAGTTTAATGTGGAATTCAGTGGGATTCTACCAG ATTGCAAAATTGACTATGATCCCTGTGTCCTGCTTACTTGAAGTCTTTTTCGACAAGATTCGTTATTCAAGGAACACAAAGCTCAGCATTGCTGTGGTTCTCTTAGGTGTTGCTGTCTGCACAGTTACCGATGTGAGTGTTAATGCCAAAGGGTTCATTGCTGCCTTTATAGCTGTTTGGAGCACTGCTTTGCAACAGTAC TTTTCTTTGTGTGCAGTATGTCATTACCTTCAAAGGAAATACTCGCTAACTTCTTTCAATCTGCTGGGACATACTGCACCAGCCCAGGCTGCAACTCTGCTGTTATTAGGCCCGTTTTTGGATTATTGGTTGACGAACAAGAGGATCGACCAGTTTAGCTACAATCTCCCATCTTTG CTGTTCATAATTCTTGCATGCAGTATAGCCGTAGGCACCAATCTCAGCCAGTTCATCTGCATTGGCAGATTCACTGCTGTCTCATTCCAAGTGCTTGGCCATATGAAAACGATCCTTGTTTTGATACTGGGATTCATGTTCTTCGGAAAGGAGGGTCTAAACATACAAGTGGTAGTTGGCATGATTATCGCGGTTGCTGGAATGATATGGTACAGCAATGCATCAACAAAACCTGGTGGGAAAGAACGTCGTAGCCATTCAATTAAGCATGGATCGGATTCTACCCAACTTGATGACAAAGTGTAa
- the LOC132033856 gene encoding UDP-rhamnose/UDP-galactose transporter 6-like isoform X2, protein MPFGMHSYLSLSSAVFSSTTLTGLHFATTTLMAVVLKWLGYIQASHLPLADLLKFILFANFSIVGMNVSLMWNSVGFYQIAKLTMIPVSCLLEVFFDKIRYSRNTKLSIAVVLLGVAVCTVTDVSVNAKGFIAAFIAVWSTALQQYFSLCAVCHYLQRKYSLTSFNLLGHTAPAQAATLLLLGPFLDYWLTNKRIDQFSYNLPSLLFIILACSIAVGTNLSQFICIGRFTAVSFQVLGHMKTILVLILGFMFFGKEGLNIQVVVGMIIAVAGMIWYSNASTKPGGKERRSHSIKHGSDSTQLDDKV, encoded by the exons ATGCCATTTGGAATGCACAGCTATCTGTCCTTATCATCAGCAGTTTTTAGTT CGACTACATTAACTGGGTTGCATTTCGCCACAACTACTTTGATGGCGGTTGTACTAAAGTGGCTCGGGTACATCCAAGCTTCTCATCTACCCCTTGCAGATCTTCTAAAATTTATACTGTTTGCAAATTTTTCTATTGTTGGGATGAATGTCAGTTTAATGTGGAATTCAGTGGGATTCTACCAG ATTGCAAAATTGACTATGATCCCTGTGTCCTGCTTACTTGAAGTCTTTTTCGACAAGATTCGTTATTCAAGGAACACAAAGCTCAGCATTGCTGTGGTTCTCTTAGGTGTTGCTGTCTGCACAGTTACCGATGTGAGTGTTAATGCCAAAGGGTTCATTGCTGCCTTTATAGCTGTTTGGAGCACTGCTTTGCAACAGTAC TTTTCTTTGTGTGCAGTATGTCATTACCTTCAAAGGAAATACTCGCTAACTTCTTTCAATCTGCTGGGACATACTGCACCAGCCCAGGCTGCAACTCTGCTGTTATTAGGCCCGTTTTTGGATTATTGGTTGACGAACAAGAGGATCGACCAGTTTAGCTACAATCTCCCATCTTTG CTGTTCATAATTCTTGCATGCAGTATAGCCGTAGGCACCAATCTCAGCCAGTTCATCTGCATTGGCAGATTCACTGCTGTCTCATTCCAAGTGCTTGGCCATATGAAAACGATCCTTGTTTTGATACTGGGATTCATGTTCTTCGGAAAGGAGGGTCTAAACATACAAGTGGTAGTTGGCATGATTATCGCGGTTGCTGGAATGATATGGTACAGCAATGCATCAACAAAACCTGGTGGGAAAGAACGTCGTAGCCATTCAATTAAGCATGGATCGGATTCTACCCAACTTGATGACAAAGTGTAa
- the LOC132033856 gene encoding UDP-rhamnose/UDP-galactose transporter 6-like isoform X3, producing the protein MAPASKAEKKAAVDAAAWMFNVVTSVGIIIVNKALMANYGFSFATTLTGLHFATTTLMAVVLKWLGYIQASHLPLADLLKFILFANFSIVGMNVSLMWNSVGFYQIAKLTMIPVSCLLEVFFDKIRYSRNTKLSIAVVLLGVAVCTVTDVSVNAKGFIAAFIAVWSTALQQYFSLCAVCHYLQRKYSLTSFNLLGHTAPAQAATLLLLGPFLDYWLTNKRIDQFSYNLPSLIHCCLIPSAWPYENDPCFDTGIHVLRKGGSKHTSGSWHDYRGCWNDMVQQCINKTWWERTS; encoded by the exons ATGGCTCCTGCAAGCAAGGCTGAAAAGAAGGCTGCAGTTGATGCAGCTGCGTGGATGTTCAATGTGGTTACTTCAGTTGGAATTATTATTGTCAACAAGGCCTTAATGGCCAACTACGGCTTTAGCTTTG CGACTACATTAACTGGGTTGCATTTCGCCACAACTACTTTGATGGCGGTTGTACTAAAGTGGCTCGGGTACATCCAAGCTTCTCATCTACCCCTTGCAGATCTTCTAAAATTTATACTGTTTGCAAATTTTTCTATTGTTGGGATGAATGTCAGTTTAATGTGGAATTCAGTGGGATTCTACCAG ATTGCAAAATTGACTATGATCCCTGTGTCCTGCTTACTTGAAGTCTTTTTCGACAAGATTCGTTATTCAAGGAACACAAAGCTCAGCATTGCTGTGGTTCTCTTAGGTGTTGCTGTCTGCACAGTTACCGATGTGAGTGTTAATGCCAAAGGGTTCATTGCTGCCTTTATAGCTGTTTGGAGCACTGCTTTGCAACAGTAC TTTTCTTTGTGTGCAGTATGTCATTACCTTCAAAGGAAATACTCGCTAACTTCTTTCAATCTGCTGGGACATACTGCACCAGCCCAGGCTGCAACTCTGCTGTTATTAGGCCCGTTTTTGGATTATTGGTTGACGAACAAGAGGATCGACCAGTTTAGCTACAATCTCCCATCTTTG ATTCACTGCTGTCTCATTCCAAGTGCTTGGCCATATGAAAACGATCCTTGTTTTGATACTGGGATTCATGTTCTTCGGAAAGGAGGGTCTAAACATACAAGTGGTAGTTGGCATGATTATCGCGGTTGCTGGAATGATATGGTACAGCAATGCATCAACAAAACCTGGTGGGAAAGAACGTCGTAG